A genomic segment from Paraburkholderia hayleyella encodes:
- the queC gene encoding 7-cyano-7-deazaguanine synthase QueC, translating to MPPNDVKNSALVLFSGGQDSATCLAWALERYQTVETLGFDYGQRHRVELDCRGRFRTAIAQAFPHWAPRLGDDHLIDLSVLGAISDTAMTRAIEIETAAHGLPNTFVPGRNLMFMTLAAAVAYRRGLRVLVGGMCETDFSGYPDCRDDTMKALQVALNLGMDRRFVLDTPLMWLDKADTWQLAHTLGGDALVELIRVDTHTCYLGERTTLHAWGYGCGTCPACQLRQRGHEAWLRGEPVSKPD from the coding sequence GTGCCCCCCAATGATGTGAAAAATAGCGCGCTAGTGCTGTTTTCTGGCGGCCAGGATTCGGCCACGTGCCTTGCCTGGGCGCTCGAGCGCTATCAAACCGTCGAAACCCTCGGTTTCGATTACGGCCAGCGGCATCGCGTCGAACTCGACTGCCGTGGCCGTTTTCGCACGGCCATCGCGCAAGCGTTTCCGCACTGGGCTCCGCGTCTCGGCGACGATCATCTGATCGACCTGTCGGTACTCGGCGCGATCAGCGACACCGCGATGACACGCGCCATCGAAATCGAGACGGCAGCCCATGGCTTGCCCAATACCTTCGTGCCTGGCCGTAACCTGATGTTCATGACGCTGGCCGCGGCTGTGGCCTATCGGCGTGGTTTGCGCGTCCTGGTGGGCGGCATGTGCGAAACCGATTTTTCCGGCTATCCCGACTGCCGCGACGACACCATGAAGGCGCTGCAAGTCGCACTCAATCTGGGTATGGATCGCCGCTTCGTGCTGGATACGCCGCTGATGTGGCTCGACAAAGCCGACACATGGCAGCTCGCGCATACGTTGGGAGGCGATGCCCTGGTCGAACTGATTCGTGTCGACACACACACCTGCTACCTCGGCGAGCGCACCACATTGCACGCATGGGGTTATGGCTGCGGCACCTGTCCGGCCTGCCAGTTGCGCCAGCGCGGCCATGAGGCCTGGCTGCGCGGCGAGCCCGTCAGCAAGCCGGATTAA
- the queE gene encoding 7-carboxy-7-deazaguanine synthase, with protein sequence MTYAVKEIFYTLQGEGANAGRPAVFCRFAGCNLWSGREEDREQAICRFCDTDFVGTDGENGGKYRSAADLVALIASLWPAGEGHRFVVCTGGEPMLQLDAALIDALHAAHFEIAIETNGSLPVPDSIDWICVSPKADAPLVVTRGNELKVVIPQDNQRLTDYAQLDFEYYLVQPMDGPSRDLNTQLAIDWCKRHPQWRLSMQTHKYLNIP encoded by the coding sequence ATGACTTACGCAGTCAAGGAAATTTTCTACACATTGCAAGGCGAAGGCGCGAATGCGGGCCGTCCGGCTGTGTTTTGCCGCTTTGCGGGCTGCAACCTGTGGTCAGGCCGCGAGGAAGACCGTGAGCAGGCCATCTGCCGCTTTTGCGATACCGATTTTGTCGGCACCGACGGCGAAAACGGCGGCAAATACCGTAGCGCAGCCGATCTCGTCGCGCTGATCGCCTCGCTTTGGCCAGCAGGAGAAGGCCATCGCTTTGTCGTCTGCACCGGCGGCGAGCCCATGCTGCAACTCGATGCCGCGCTGATCGACGCGCTCCACGCCGCGCACTTCGAAATCGCCATCGAAACCAATGGCTCGTTGCCGGTGCCGGATTCCATCGACTGGATCTGCGTCAGCCCGAAGGCCGATGCACCGCTCGTCGTGACACGCGGCAATGAACTAAAAGTCGTGATTCCGCAAGACAATCAACGTCTCACTGATTACGCCCAACTCGATTTCGAGTACTACCTCGTCCAGCCCATGGATGGCCCTTCGCGCGACCTCAACACCCAACTCGCCATCGATTGGTGCAAGCGTCATCCGCAATGGCGCCTGTCGATGCAAACCCATAAATACCTGAACATTCCCTGA
- a CDS encoding 6-pyruvoyl trahydropterin synthase family protein, translated as MLTITRKLEFDAGHRIPDHRSQCRNLHGHRYVLEITLLGDLVETEGAPDRGMVMDFADVKALALEHLVNLWDHAFIVYEGDAHVRGFLDSMPGHKTVVLDRIPTVENLAAIAFDILAQVYDAHYGVNLRLQHVRLYETPNCWADVVR; from the coding sequence GTGCTAACCATTACCCGAAAACTCGAATTCGATGCGGGCCACCGCATCCCCGATCACCGTAGCCAGTGCCGCAACCTGCACGGCCATCGCTATGTGCTTGAAATTACCTTGCTAGGCGATCTGGTGGAAACCGAAGGCGCGCCCGATCGGGGCATGGTGATGGATTTCGCCGACGTCAAGGCGCTCGCACTCGAACACCTGGTGAACCTGTGGGATCACGCCTTTATCGTCTACGAAGGCGACGCTCACGTGCGCGGCTTTCTGGATTCGATGCCCGGCCACAAAACGGTGGTGCTCGATCGCATTCCCACCGTCGAAAACCTTGCGGCTATCGCCTTCGATATCCTGGCGCAGGTGTATGACGCCCACTACGGCGTGAACCTGCGCTTGCAACATGTGCGCCTTTACGAAACGCCCAATTGCTGGGCTGATGTGGTGCGCTAA
- the rodA gene encoding rod shape-determining protein RodA, with amino-acid sequence MQFDKRAWFARIVRMFAGFDRPLALIVFLLLSVGIVTLYSASLNVPGRVEDQLRNIMLTFVLMWALANVPSTTLMRFAVPLYTFGIALLVAVALFGLTRKGAKRWINVGVVIQPSEIMKIATPLMLAWYYQRREGVMRWYDYAVGFVILGLPVSLIAKQPDLGTAVLVFAAGFFVIYFAGLSFRLIVPVLLAGVLAVGSVAVFQDKICQPDVTWPMMHDYQKHRVCTLLDPTSDPLGKGFHTIQAVIAIGSGGTLGKGWLKGTQAHLEFIPEKHTDFIFAVYAEEFGLAGGLVLLVLYMALIARGLFIAANGTTLFGRLLAGALTMAFFTYAFVNIGMVSGILPVVGVPLPFMSYGGTALTTLGVAVGLIMNVARQKRLMQS; translated from the coding sequence ATGCAATTCGACAAGCGTGCCTGGTTCGCCCGCATCGTGCGGATGTTCGCAGGCTTTGACCGGCCACTCGCGCTGATCGTTTTTTTGCTTCTGTCGGTCGGTATCGTCACGCTGTATAGCGCGAGTCTGAATGTGCCTGGGCGTGTCGAAGACCAGTTGCGCAACATCATGCTGACGTTCGTGCTGATGTGGGCGCTGGCCAACGTGCCCTCCACCACATTGATGCGTTTCGCGGTGCCGCTGTATACCTTCGGCATTGCGTTGCTGGTCGCGGTGGCGCTTTTCGGCCTGACGCGCAAGGGCGCGAAGCGCTGGATCAACGTGGGCGTGGTCATACAGCCATCCGAAATCATGAAGATCGCTACGCCGCTGATGTTGGCCTGGTATTACCAGCGGCGCGAGGGCGTGATGCGCTGGTACGACTATGCGGTGGGCTTTGTGATTCTCGGCTTGCCTGTCAGCCTGATTGCGAAACAGCCCGATCTGGGCACGGCGGTGCTGGTATTTGCAGCAGGGTTTTTTGTTATTTATTTCGCCGGGCTGAGCTTCCGCCTGATTGTTCCGGTGCTGCTTGCGGGCGTGCTCGCCGTGGGGTCAGTCGCCGTGTTTCAGGACAAGATCTGCCAGCCGGATGTGACCTGGCCGATGATGCATGACTATCAGAAGCATCGCGTCTGTACCTTGCTGGATCCGACTTCCGATCCGCTCGGCAAGGGTTTCCATACGATTCAGGCCGTGATTGCGATTGGCTCGGGCGGTACGCTGGGCAAGGGCTGGCTGAAGGGAACCCAGGCTCACCTCGAGTTCATTCCCGAGAAACATACTGATTTTATTTTCGCGGTGTACGCCGAAGAGTTCGGTCTTGCGGGCGGTCTTGTGCTGTTGGTGCTGTATATGGCGCTGATTGCGCGTGGGCTGTTTATAGCAGCGAACGGCACTACGCTCTTTGGCCGTTTGCTGGCGGGGGCGCTGACGATGGCGTTTTTTACGTATGCCTTCGTCAACATTGGCATGGTGAGCGGGATCCTGCCTGTGGTGGGTGTACCGTTGCCCTTCATGAGTTATGGGGGCACCGCGCTCACCACGCTGGGGGTGGCGGTGGGGCTCATCATGAATGTCGCGCGGCAAAAACGCCTGATGCAAAGCTAG
- the mrdA gene encoding penicillin-binding protein 2 produces MTEFKDTQQQLSKFRLRVAAAGLFVFVCFGLIALRFFYLQVWHYNKYALQANENRISVAPIVPNRGIIVDRNGVVLAKNYSAYTLEITPSKLNDSLDNVIDHLSSVISIDVRDRRRFRKLQEDSKNFESLPIRTRLTDEEVARFTAQRFRFPGVEVRARLFRQYPMGTTAAHVIGYIGRISQRDQQRIDDASDHNDADSEHYDPRLDVNNYKGTDYIGKIGVEQSYETELHGLTGFEEVEVTAGGRPVRTLSRTLATPGNNLVLSLDIGLQQVAEQAFAGRRGALVAIEPATGDVLAFVSAPSFDPNSFVDGIDQQTWDELNNSPDHPLLNRPLHGTYPPGSTYKPFMALAALKLHKRTPGWGFQDPGSYTLGGHTFRNDVPQGQGWVDMNRAIMVSNDTYFYMLAHDLGVNAIANFMKPWGFGQLTGIDISGEARGILPSTEWKRKAYRKPEQQRWFEGETISLGIGQGYNSFTILQLAHATATLANNGVLMKPHLVKEVENPLTRDTHLTVPKESGRIDISQEDIDVVKRGMENVNMNPSGTGYKVFANAPYTSAGKTGTAQVFSLQGGKYHGHAIAEHLRDHALFIAFAPVEKPKIAVALIVENGGWGAQAAGPVARRVLDFYLVDRLKPGAEAAAVAAAASATVAVSMPVTGNVAALPASGVATSVAAGFKALPLPQAPAVRYVIDGAPASAPAPASVAVPVPASAPAPASTSTSASAPAPAHVPASASASAPQAVSASVRKMRLRKSGLDPSHPARASAGAAASGAATE; encoded by the coding sequence ATGACTGAGTTCAAGGACACCCAGCAACAGCTTTCGAAGTTTCGCCTGCGTGTGGCGGCTGCGGGCCTGTTCGTGTTCGTCTGTTTTGGGCTGATTGCCCTACGCTTTTTTTACCTGCAGGTCTGGCACTACAACAAGTACGCCTTGCAGGCGAATGAGAATCGCATTTCGGTTGCGCCGATTGTTCCCAACCGCGGCATTATCGTTGACCGCAATGGGGTGGTGCTGGCTAAAAATTATTCAGCCTATACGCTCGAAATCACGCCGTCGAAGCTTAACGATTCACTTGATAACGTGATCGACCATCTTTCGAGTGTGATCTCGATTGATGTCCGCGATCGGCGGCGCTTTCGCAAGCTGCAGGAAGATTCGAAAAACTTCGAGAGCTTGCCCATCCGCACCCGCTTGACCGATGAGGAAGTGGCACGCTTTACGGCGCAGCGCTTCCGTTTTCCTGGTGTCGAAGTGCGGGCGCGGCTCTTTCGCCAGTATCCGATGGGGACCACCGCCGCGCACGTGATTGGCTATATCGGCCGGATTTCGCAACGCGACCAGCAGCGCATCGACGACGCGAGCGATCATAACGATGCCGATTCCGAGCATTACGACCCTCGTCTCGATGTCAACAATTACAAGGGCACCGATTACATAGGCAAGATCGGTGTCGAGCAGAGCTATGAAACCGAACTGCATGGCCTGACCGGCTTCGAGGAGGTCGAGGTCACCGCCGGGGGGCGTCCGGTGCGGACGCTGTCACGCACCCTGGCAACGCCAGGCAACAACCTTGTGCTGTCGCTCGATATCGGCTTGCAGCAGGTGGCCGAGCAGGCGTTTGCCGGGCGGCGTGGGGCATTGGTGGCGATCGAGCCCGCCACGGGCGACGTCCTGGCGTTTGTCTCGGCACCGAGCTTCGATCCCAATTCGTTTGTCGATGGCATCGACCAGCAGACATGGGATGAACTGAATAATTCGCCCGATCACCCGCTGCTGAACCGGCCCCTGCATGGTACTTATCCGCCGGGTTCGACCTATAAACCGTTTATGGCGCTCGCTGCGCTGAAGCTGCACAAGCGCACACCGGGCTGGGGTTTTCAGGATCCGGGCTCGTATACGCTGGGGGGGCATACGTTCCGCAATGACGTGCCGCAAGGGCAGGGTTGGGTCGATATGAACCGCGCCATCATGGTGTCCAACGACACGTATTTCTACATGCTGGCGCACGATCTGGGCGTCAATGCCATTGCCAACTTTATGAAACCCTGGGGCTTTGGTCAGTTGACGGGCATTGATATCTCGGGCGAGGCACGCGGCATCCTGCCTTCCACTGAATGGAAGCGCAAGGCATACCGTAAGCCGGAGCAGCAACGCTGGTTCGAAGGCGAAACCATCAGCCTGGGAATCGGCCAGGGCTATAACTCCTTCACGATTCTGCAACTCGCGCATGCCACCGCGACGCTTGCCAATAACGGCGTGCTGATGAAGCCTCACCTGGTCAAGGAAGTCGAGAACCCGCTGACGCGCGACACGCATCTGACTGTGCCGAAAGAAAGCGGACGCATCGACATATCGCAGGAAGATATCGACGTGGTCAAGCGGGGCATGGAGAACGTCAACATGAATCCGTCGGGAACGGGCTACAAGGTATTCGCCAATGCGCCTTACACCTCGGCGGGCAAGACGGGGACGGCGCAGGTGTTTTCCCTGCAAGGTGGCAAATATCATGGCCACGCGATCGCCGAGCATTTGCGCGATCACGCGTTGTTCATCGCTTTTGCGCCCGTGGAAAAGCCAAAAATTGCCGTCGCGCTGATCGTCGAAAACGGCGGCTGGGGGGCTCAGGCAGCAGGCCCTGTGGCGCGCCGGGTGCTCGATTTTTATCTGGTGGATCGCTTAAAGCCGGGCGCGGAAGCTGCCGCGGTTGCCGCGGCTGCATCGGCGACCGTGGCTGTGTCCATGCCGGTGACGGGAAATGTAGCGGCCTTGCCCGCCAGCGGTGTGGCGACATCGGTTGCCGCCGGTTTCAAGGCTTTGCCATTGCCTCAGGCGCCCGCCGTGCGGTACGTGATTGATGGCGCGCCAGCGTCGGCTCCCGCGCCGGCTTCCGTAGCGGTTCCGGTTCCGGCTTCGGCTCCTGCTCCTGCATCCACTTCTACTTCTGCCTCCGCGCCTGCCCCTGCCCACGTCCCCGCTTCCGCTTCCGCTTCCGCGCCTCAAGCCGTATCGGCCAGCGTGAGAAAAATGAGGCTGCGCAAGTCAGGTCTTGATCCATCGCATCCTGCTCGCGCGTCGGCGGGTGCCGCAGCCAGCGGCGCGGCCACCGAATAA
- the mreD gene encoding rod shape-determining protein MreD — MTRPQYILQPVNPYFIAFSLAAAFLLNLMPWGRLVGIPDFVALVLLFWNVHQPRKVGMGLAFLLGLLMDVHNASLLGEHALAYTLLSYGAIMIHRRVLWIPLPLQIFAVMPLLVIAQLVPFMIRLLTGAAFPGWGYLIDGFVEAALWPLACHLLLMPQRRPADPDDTRPI; from the coding sequence ATGACTCGCCCGCAATACATCCTGCAACCGGTCAATCCGTACTTCATTGCGTTCAGCCTGGCGGCGGCGTTTCTGTTGAACCTGATGCCGTGGGGCCGTCTGGTTGGCATACCGGATTTTGTCGCGCTCGTGTTGCTATTCTGGAACGTGCATCAGCCGCGCAAGGTTGGGATGGGGCTGGCGTTTCTGCTGGGCTTGTTGATGGACGTCCACAATGCCAGCCTGCTCGGCGAACATGCGCTGGCCTATACGCTGCTGTCTTACGGCGCGATCATGATTCACCGCCGCGTGTTGTGGATTCCGCTGCCATTGCAGATCTTCGCCGTGATGCCGCTGCTCGTCATCGCGCAACTCGTGCCCTTCATGATTCGTTTGCTGACCGGTGCGGCATTCCCTGGCTGGGGGTATCTGATCGACGGGTTCGTCGAAGCCGCGTTGTGGCCGCTGGCTTGCCATCTGCTGCTGATGCCGCAGCGCCGCCCCGCCGATCCGGACGATACCCGCCCGATTTAG
- the mreC gene encoding rod shape-determining protein MreC, with protein sequence MDYSPPPLFKQGPSAIVRLIFFVLLALVLLVSDARFKTLEIMRGIIGASLYPLQRAALVPRDMFMGAADLAVTSATLRNANDTLRAKNLQLSLQAHDATQVEAENAHLRDLLQLSQRTTTQAIPAEIQYDTRDPFTQKVVIGRGSRQGIKEGSPVVNEDGVIGQVTRVFPLQAEVTLLTDKDQAVPVQIVRTGLRSVIYGTPKGDSLDLRFVPTSADVLAGDELITSGLDGIYPPGLPVAKVVRVDKQADTAFARVVCVPVAPVRGARQLLVLHYENDVPPRPEAAEAANADKDAKAEKTAQTPNKAEPVADQPISKVAKALAGSQAAIERKPTPAVPATDKTAQAAQAAAPKAPAAGAKPRGAQP encoded by the coding sequence ATGGATTACAGTCCGCCGCCCTTATTCAAACAAGGCCCGTCCGCCATTGTGCGGCTGATCTTCTTCGTGCTTCTGGCGCTCGTGCTGCTGGTGTCCGACGCACGCTTCAAGACACTGGAGATCATGCGCGGCATTATCGGCGCAAGCCTTTATCCGTTGCAGCGGGCGGCGCTGGTGCCGCGAGACATGTTCATGGGCGCCGCTGATCTGGCCGTGACAAGCGCCACCTTGCGCAACGCCAACGACACGCTGCGCGCCAAAAATCTCCAGCTCTCGCTACAAGCTCATGACGCCACGCAAGTCGAAGCTGAAAACGCTCATTTGCGCGATTTGTTGCAGTTGTCGCAGCGCACCACCACGCAGGCGATTCCCGCTGAAATCCAGTACGACACGCGCGACCCTTTTACGCAGAAGGTCGTGATTGGCCGTGGCTCGCGGCAAGGCATCAAGGAAGGCTCGCCGGTGGTCAACGAAGATGGCGTGATTGGCCAGGTGACGCGGGTGTTTCCGCTTCAGGCTGAAGTGACCTTGCTGACTGACAAGGATCAGGCCGTACCTGTGCAGATTGTCCGCACAGGGCTGCGCAGCGTGATTTACGGCACACCCAAGGGCGATTCGCTCGATTTGCGTTTTGTGCCGACCAGCGCGGATGTGCTGGCGGGCGATGAGCTGATTACAAGCGGTCTCGATGGCATTTATCCACCGGGGTTGCCGGTGGCGAAGGTGGTGCGCGTGGACAAGCAGGCCGATACCGCCTTTGCGCGGGTGGTTTGTGTCCCCGTGGCGCCCGTGCGCGGTGCGCGTCAGTTGCTGGTGCTGCATTACGAGAACGACGTACCGCCGCGTCCTGAGGCGGCGGAGGCCGCAAATGCAGATAAGGATGCCAAAGCGGAAAAAACCGCCCAAACGCCGAACAAGGCGGAGCCGGTTGCGGACCAGCCGATTAGCAAGGTGGCGAAGGCGCTGGCGGGCTCGCAGGCCGCGATCGAGAGGAAGCCCACGCCTGCCGTGCCTGCCACAGATAAAACCGCTCAAGCCGCTCAAGCCGCCGCCCCGAAAGCCCCGGCAGCCGGAGCGAAGCCGCGGGGAGCCCAGCCATGA
- a CDS encoding rod shape-determining protein, giving the protein MFGFLRSYFSNDLAIDLGTANTLIYMRGKGIVLDEPSVVSIRQEGGPNGKKTIQAVGKEAKQMLGKVPGNIEAIRPMKDGVIADFTVTEQMIKQFIKTAHESRMFSPSPRIIICVPCGSTQVERRAIKEAAHGAGASQVYLIEEPMAAAIGAGLPVSEATGSMVVDIGGGTTEVGVISLGGIVYKGSVRVGGDKFDEAIVNYIRRNYGMLIGEQTAEAIKKEIGSAFPGSEVKEMEVKGRNLSEGIPRSFTISSNEILEALTDPLNQIVSSVKIALEQTPPELGADIAERGMMLTGGGALLRDLDRLLAEETGLPVLVAEDPLTCVVRGSGMALERMDKLGSIFSYE; this is encoded by the coding sequence ATGTTCGGCTTTTTGCGCAGCTACTTTTCCAACGATCTGGCGATTGACCTCGGTACCGCTAACACGCTGATCTACATGCGTGGCAAAGGTATCGTCCTCGATGAACCTTCGGTTGTTTCCATTCGCCAGGAAGGCGGCCCGAATGGCAAGAAAACCATTCAGGCAGTCGGCAAGGAAGCCAAGCAGATGCTTGGCAAGGTGCCCGGCAATATCGAGGCGATCCGGCCCATGAAAGACGGCGTGATCGCCGATTTCACCGTCACCGAGCAGATGATCAAGCAGTTCATCAAAACCGCTCACGAATCCCGCATGTTCTCCCCTTCGCCGCGCATCATTATTTGCGTGCCGTGCGGTTCGACCCAGGTCGAGCGCCGCGCGATCAAGGAAGCCGCGCATGGCGCGGGCGCCTCCCAGGTCTATCTGATCGAAGAACCCATGGCTGCCGCGATCGGTGCGGGCTTGCCCGTATCCGAGGCGACCGGCTCGATGGTGGTCGATATCGGCGGCGGCACGACGGAAGTCGGCGTGATCTCGCTGGGCGGCATTGTTTATAAGGGTTCGGTGCGTGTCGGCGGTGACAAGTTCGATGAAGCCATCGTCAATTACATCCGTCGCAACTACGGCATGCTGATCGGCGAGCAAACCGCCGAAGCCATCAAGAAAGAAATCGGCTCCGCGTTTCCAGGCTCCGAAGTCAAGGAAATGGAAGTGAAGGGCCGTAACCTGTCGGAAGGTATTCCGCGCAGTTTCACCATTTCCAGCAACGAAATTCTCGAAGCCCTGACCGATCCGCTCAACCAGATCGTGTCGTCCGTGAAAATCGCGCTTGAGCAAACACCGCCTGAACTCGGTGCCGACATCGCCGAGCGCGGGATGATGCTGACGGGCGGCGGCGCGTTGCTGCGCGATCTCGACCGTCTGCTCGCGGAAGAAACCGGTTTGCCAGTGCTGGTGGCCGAAGATCCGCTGACATGTGTTGTGCGCGGCTCTGGAATGGCGCTCGAACGCATGGACAAGCTCGGCAGCATTTTTTCTTACGAATAA
- the gatC gene encoding Asp-tRNA(Asn)/Glu-tRNA(Gln) amidotransferase subunit GatC — translation MSLTPTDVKRIAQLARLELPEAETGPLLAQLNGFFSLVEQMQAVDTTGIAPLAHPIEQIEDVALRLREDTVSETIDRAAFQQPAPAVEDGLYLVPRVIE, via the coding sequence ATGTCTTTGACCCCAACCGATGTGAAACGCATCGCCCAGCTTGCGCGGCTCGAACTCCCCGAGGCCGAAACCGGCCCACTGCTCGCCCAGCTCAATGGCTTCTTCAGCCTCGTTGAGCAGATGCAGGCAGTGGACACTACCGGCATCGCTCCGCTAGCCCACCCCATCGAGCAGATCGAGGACGTTGCCTTGCGCCTGCGCGAAGACACCGTGAGCGAAACCATCGACCGCGCCGCGTTCCAGCAACCCGCGCCCGCTGTAGAGGACGGTCTCTATCTGGTGCCCCGGGTGATCGAATAA